In Anomaloglossus baeobatrachus isolate aAnoBae1 chromosome 2, aAnoBae1.hap1, whole genome shotgun sequence, the DNA window GGCAGCTTTCATGTGCCCTAGCCTTGTGATAGGCCGCCGGCTGCGATGGAGACCAGTCAGATGGCAGCTTTCATGTGCCCTAGCCTCGTGATAGGCCGCCGGCTGCGATGGAGACCAGTCAGATGGCagcagttgtcgcgggtggaggaggggacgccacgctctcccactgctcgggtccggctgccgcggctgctgcggctcgagcgatgggccggatcccggggactcgagcagcgctcctcgcccgtgagtgaaaggggattggttgttgggatagtttattgtccgtgatgccacccacggttgtggtgattaagtggacaccaccgctgctctgtatggggagcccgggagtgatggtatggagcagcaagttgttgatttgcccctccgtgggtagggggtttggtggtcccggggcccagtgatggggttggtatggtggacaggcgggtatggggcctgtggaggtgcaggggcgcaggggcagcgctgtgccgcacagcacagaggtactcactcagccagtaaacacgacacatttctcggtaaacaaacggctggttggacgggtccctcggacggttacggtgctgatgttccctgcagttagcggtgacggtctcttccctgcacctatgtaaagtctttttggtagcgatgggttcccaccggttacccgctccccgacctggacatgagccggaggagcccctctcttgcccgcaggcgctggccctgggaaactggtgccttggcggtggcggtgtctccccttaacggtcggactgttgccttcaatcgggacttggttgttaggagacagaggtccccttcactgacggatttggcaaattatggcaactcctagccttgccgggatccgaaaggcccctgccctggtgctgactgttcttcgtataccgctccggtatcgccgggtcaccacccgtccgcggtccttccagcaacctccaagcagtccccctgcagacagtcaccgccgcctgctgaccttgctgtctcagtcgggggcacacacccggaccaacgtcaggctttcttaactgttacttttctgtcactactctcaagctcctctaccacttccttctcagaccctagtctgacttcaactgcctggttttcccgcctccagggctgtgaactcctcggtgggcggagccaaccgcctgacccaccccctgctgtggacatcagcccctgcaggaaggcaacaaggattttaggttagccttggtgtacctgccgggaatgtggggtgcatgtgatgttgtgacctgtgacccctggcttgcccagggcgtcacactttcatgTGCCCTAGCATTGTGATAGGCCGCCGACTGTGATGGAGACCAATCAAATGGCAGCTTTCATGTGCCCCAGCCTGTGTGGGAGAGGAGAACTGCTCTGTGATGGAGACCAATCAGATGGCAGCTTTCATGTACCCCAGCTTGTGTGGGAGATAAGAGCTGCCCTGTGATAGGCCGCCGATGTGATGGAGACCAATCAGATGGCAGCTTTCATGTGCCCCAGCCTGTGTGGCAGATGAGCTGCCCTGTGATTGGCCGCCGGCTTTCATGACGTCACACTGACCTCCAGCTTGCTGGTGCAGGACATGGTCTGGTcgctcttcttcttgttcttgtaCTTGTCCTTGTACATCTTGTTGCGGTGCTTCTTGCACATCCAGGGCTTGCGCTGTTtggccacctggctggtggtctcctgGCAGCCCTGGTAGGTGCACGTCTTGGTCACCACGCTGTCATTGTCGCCGGAGTTATCGTCGTCCTCTAGCTCCTCGGGGCTGGCCGTGCTGTCCCGGGGGTCGGAGGTGTCCAGGGCTTCTCCGCATTCGTCCTCCGGCTCTGCGGGCAGCATGGTGTAGTACACCACCCGTGTGTCCCCGTCCGCCGAGTACTGCCCATACTGCAGCTCCTGCCCGCCGCCATCTCTTTCTGGCTGATCCGGGGTTAAATCCTCATCATCATCCTCCCGGGACGCGGCCGGCTGCTCCATGGTAACGGATTaccgggacagtctcttgtttactTCCGCCTCTGCCGCAGtgcttactgcgcatgcgctgtAGCGCGTCACCGGATCCATCCCCTCCAGTTAGCACTGCAGTGCTGACATCTAGCGGCCACCGGCAGAACTGCACCATCATTGCAGTTTCACGTTCCACATTACAGTAGTAGTTAGAGGAATTGTCTATAACTAAGGCTCTAAAATAATAGAGATCACATACTCACAGGGGTGCAACTATTAACCTACAAAAAAACCTACTAATAGCTTCCCAATAAAGATATAGATAATGAAAACCAAAAAGGCGTTCTTCCTAATTCCTCAGACCAATTAAGGTCAATATGAAGGCCAAAGAGGAAGAGGACATaagcaagatggggcacattaatgCAAAAAATGGATTCATTCATATCAAAAGGTCATAATATGAGAATAAACAACTAAAACCATAGAAAATCAAGGGCAGAATCCATGTTAGGGGTCCGGATACTCAGGAGGCAAAACCAGAACGAGCCCGTTCAACTGTGACCCCATAGACTGTGCGGGAACAGATGAGGCCGAGATATAGTTATGTCAGATGACCATAGCCATGAATACAAAAGGAGGAGGCAGCGCATAATGGCAGCCAGCAGAATCAGAAAACGCTCACTATTCATACGACCCACATAATACAGCTACAGTCATCAATGCAGTGTATACAGGGAAAGACCTGAAGACATAATGAGATAAAGCAGGCAACCCAGGGAGGGGCGCACAAGGCACCTCAAGGCATTtctagcgcccctgagacactcagggcactacagggaactgcatcctctaggggatgcaggacctaccccctgggaccttgggtaccagtgccgataccaccaaaacacaaccaaaatcctagttctccactccacactgggcatagagggttaaccatggaaggggatggtcgccatgggaatgagtccctgggtttagccagcctggtgggagggatcAGCAATTAGTATGTAGTGAGTCGAGGAAGGgtagcacacagaagaggtgtgcggacgtgcctgagctggatccgtgtaacggtgactcaggggcacaggagagaggtcgccaggacaggtactggagataccgctgggaccggagcatgtcAAGCATCAGTTTCAAATGGTTTGATGAattcctgcccggtgaggacaccttcacgaacTTTGCCAAACCAAATTATCCGGGGGCataagcagtaaactaggatcagggttcggacacttacctccccacaggcacAGGTTCCGCAGTGCCCGCCGTatggaggagactgtaccccaaaagggacagtcggggcctcCAAACGCTCCACACTATGGGGACCAAATCAACtgggagtgccggggacagagcagtctgggtcactacattggcactggtcctccaagggacctgaaccagcaacctctgggtccacagtgagtagagactgttaaagacaacccggtgtggttgtgaagccccacaggtgtggtgtcggtgcattaccttcagggactccactcagctggatctggtcacaggtaggagatcttcttcttgtcgtgacgccactctcagtattgcggccagtagggaccgccactgcaggttgagggtcgcctggggctgatggtatgtgcagttagttggaatagcctcctgagagtgaggcaagccccagggcccggtgtagatgcgtagtactacaagtcgcaggatgactcacacaggcagaactgtctttcaagggctttactcacatttgatggcagggtgagtagcccgggcgtagctgagatgaaccaggtgggaaccaggtatccttcaggctgactttatgagggtgactaccaactcgccttccttagcccttggtggtttggggtgaccccgactttgagtccctatgggggtcacccagggaagatgctgcagcctctctccccttcgtttgccgtgtgcttgtcgcctgggccagatcactccagcttcttgcctcctg includes these proteins:
- the RFXAP gene encoding regulatory factor X-associated protein, yielding MEQPAASREDDDEDLTPDQPERDGGGQELQYGQYSADGDTRVVYYTMLPAEPEDECGEALDTSDPRDSTASPEELEDDDNSGDNDSVVTKTCTYQGCQETTSQVAKQRKPWMCKKHRNKMYKDKYKNKKKSDQTMSCTSKLEETAECSVSLAKQRTGSVGDRPPRPTLLEQVLNQKRLSLLRSPEVVKFLQTQQQLLSRQAFEQRQSFQGASL